The Aeromicrobium yanjiei DNA segment GGAAACGCTGTCATCGTCAAGCCCAGTGAGAAGGCGCCGACGGCGCTCATCTGGATTGCCGAGCTGTGGAAGGAAGCAGGTCTTCCCGACGGCGTCTTCAACGTCCTGCAGGGTGACAAGGTGGCGGTCGACGCGCTGCTGGACAGTCCCGACGTCAAGTCCATCAGCTTCGTGGGCTCGACCCCGATCGCTCAGTACGTGTACGAGCGGGCGTCCGTCAACGGCAAACGGGTCCAGGCTCTCGGTGGGGCCAAGAACCACATGCTGGTCCTGCCGGACGCCGACATGGACCTGGTCGCTGACTCGGCCGTCAACGCCGCGTTCGGCTCCGCCGGAGAGCGCTGCATGGCCATCAGCGTCCTGGTCGCCGTCGGCTCGATCGCGGACGACATCATTGCCAAGATCGCCGACCGGGTGGCAACGCTGCGGGTCGGGGACGGGACGCTGGGATGCGACATGGGTCCCCTGGTCACCAAGGAGCACCGTGACAAGGTTGCCGCCTACGTCCAGGCGGGTGTCGATGCAGGCGCGACCGCGGTCATCGACGGACGGGACGTGCGCGCCGACGGCGGAGACGATGGGTTCTGGCTCGGCCCGACCTTGTTCGACCACGTCACGCCTGACATGAGCATCTACACCGACGAGATCTTCGGTCCGGTGCTGAGCGTCGTCCGTGTGGACACCTACAACGAGGGCGTCGAGCTGATCAACGCGAACCCGTACGGCAACGGCGTTGCGCTGTTCACGACCGACGGTGGCGCGGCCCGCAAGTTCGAGCTCGAGGTGGAGGTGGGGATGATCGGCATCAACGTGCCCGTGCCGGTGCCGATGGCCTACTACTCCTTTGGCGGATGGAAGAACTCGCTCTTCGGGGACACCCACGCCCATGGCGTCGAGGGAGTCAACTTCTTCACCCGGGGCAAGGTGATCACGAGTCGCTGGGCCGATCCGGCGGTCGCCCCCTCGCGCGGCCTGGAGCTGGCCTTCCCGACGATGGAGTGAGATCCCCCGGCTCGCTGCGGCTGGTGAGCCTAGATCACTGCGTCGATCATCAGCGCGAAGCAGGTGAAGAACAGCAAGAAGCCGATT contains these protein-coding regions:
- a CDS encoding CoA-acylating methylmalonate-semialdehyde dehydrogenase produces the protein MTSDVVDHWLNNKRFAGTSERMSEVTNPATGKVSSVVRLASDADAQQVIAAAADAAPAWGRVSVSARVRIVFKFRELLAGRTRELAEIITSEHGKVIEDAMGEVARGLEVVEFACGIPHLLKGSFSESVSTGINVHSKRQPLGVVGIISPFNFPAMVPMWFYPIAIAAGNAVIVKPSEKAPTALIWIAELWKEAGLPDGVFNVLQGDKVAVDALLDSPDVKSISFVGSTPIAQYVYERASVNGKRVQALGGAKNHMLVLPDADMDLVADSAVNAAFGSAGERCMAISVLVAVGSIADDIIAKIADRVATLRVGDGTLGCDMGPLVTKEHRDKVAAYVQAGVDAGATAVIDGRDVRADGGDDGFWLGPTLFDHVTPDMSIYTDEIFGPVLSVVRVDTYNEGVELINANPYGNGVALFTTDGGAARKFELEVEVGMIGINVPVPVPMAYYSFGGWKNSLFGDTHAHGVEGVNFFTRGKVITSRWADPAVAPSRGLELAFPTME